The following coding sequences lie in one Silene latifolia isolate original U9 population chromosome 5, ASM4854445v1, whole genome shotgun sequence genomic window:
- the LOC141655059 gene encoding F-box/kelch-repeat protein At1g57790-like translates to MIFKDFSKTYELLDPFENVSSTISALNDSAEIISNFDHFKDGWLLLSSGEYLEYLNPFTKETGKYPPCEVTFTRFGLSTCPTSSDCLTVGMFGYKNMATIGWFDAAVGEWEYYDAENSDTDIQFVPTLKIGPKYHNNAFYSLARDGCLGELKFAEGEISWKVYKHPFYEETSSLNSSYLVEVDGELVSVFIGGHGSWVNVFKFNISDKCWIKLDTLGEHTLFVSPASSFSIKTDKSEMRNRIYLPRRKENKIVFHSRDTGKYHTSTSANSLDDFYGTKAQSFCCWVYISL, encoded by the coding sequence ATGATCTTTAAGGATTTCAGCAAAACATATGAACTGTTGGATCCGTTTGAGAACGTTTCAAGCACTATTTCGGCATTGAATGACTCCGCTGAGATTATCTCAAATTTTGACCATTTCAAGGATGGTTGGCTGCTGTTAAGCTCGGGCGAGTACCTGGAGTACTTGAATCCTTTCACGAAGGAAACGGGGAAGTACCCTCCCTGTGAAGTCACGTTTACGAGATTTGGATTATCAACTTGTCCTACATCTTCCGATTGTTTGACAGTTGGAATGTTTGGGTACAAAAACATGGCAACAATTGGCTGGTTTGATGCTGCAGTCGGAGAGTGGGAGTATTATGATGCGGAAAACTCTGACACGGATATCCAATTTGTTCCTACTTTAAAAATCGGGCCCAAGTATCATAACAACGCGTTCTATTCTCTCGCGAGGGATGGTTGCCTCGGGGAATTAAAATTTGCAGAAGGAGAAATTAGTTGGAAAGTTTACAAACATCCATTTTATGAGGAAACATCATCGCTCAATTCGTCCTATTTAGTCGAGGTTGATGGGGAACTTGTTTCAGTTTTTATTGGTGGACACGGAAGTTGGGTTAATGTGTTCAAATTCAACATTTCAGATAAATGTTGGATAAAATTAGATACCTTGGGAGAGCAcaccttgttcgttagtccagcATCGTCTTTTTCAATTAAGACAGACAAAAGCGAGATGAGAAACAGAATATATTTACCACGGCGAAAGGAGAATAAGATTGTCTTCCATTCACGCGATACAGGCAAGTATCACACTTCGACTAGTGCTAATTCTCTTGACGATTTCTATGGCACAAAGGCGCAATCGTTTTGTTGTTGGGTTTATATCAGTTTGTGA